A stretch of DNA from Anopheles nili chromosome 2, idAnoNiliSN_F5_01, whole genome shotgun sequence:
TCCCGGCTGGTGCACCGCTTCCAAAGGTGCTTTTATCGCTTACCTAGCGACGAGCCCCGGAGGTTAAACGACTTCCCTTCGCTGTGTGCTCGCGATTAATGTGTGAAAACATTATGCTACCGGCTGGTTGGCTGactgttgcttgtttttcgcCTCACCATGCATGTAGCCGCCCCGAAATCCCCCCAACAGTAGGAAGTGGACGTCGAAGCCGATCGTCGACAACAGGAATGAAACGGCACCATAATGGGGCGTTCGAGTGCGCCCTAGTACTTGTACTACTGGCCCCACTGGCCATATCGAATGGGGCCGTTGCGTGCAATATGTTGAACAACGACGCCACCGAACAGCGAGCAGGTGTACTGGCGGATCCAACCACCGCCCAGACGATGCCCGAAATGGCCCCACAGGACGCCGTGGCCCAGTGCAATCGGACCTTCATCATCCAGCCGGAGTACCTGGCTGAGCTGAACGAAACCGGCAGCTTCCCGGACGAAACCGATCGGATACCGCTGGTGTGTAGAACCAGCTTTTGGGTTTCATTTACGGTCCCTAATCGATGGGTTTTACTTGCAGTGCTTCATCCGGTGTTATCTGCAAGCGCTCGGCATTCTGACGGAGGACGACAAGGTGAATAAAGAGACGGCACTGGCCCTGAACTGGGCCTCCTCGGGTGAAACCGTCGACGAGTGTCTGGACGAGATGAGTAGGTATCTGAGGCACTATCGTTGAGGCACTATTTTCGACTGACGACTGCGGTTTGGTTggattcccttttttccccagcGGGTTCAAGCTGCGAGAAGGCGTACTACTTCACTCGTTGCGTCATGACCCGGGCGCTGGTGGATGGCAAGAGCAAGGATAATAAATAGAGAACTCACCCTGGTTTGGACGAGCCCACCGAGCATAAGGAGCCTTTAACGGAGAGCACAATAAATCGCACCCATTCGCAGCTGCAGCTAGaagctttcgttttatttctagTCGATCCCATATACCCCTTTTGTTGTACGGCTACCCTTTTAAGTTGCCCTTCTAAAGCTGCTGGTTAGGATCGTCGACGCAACCGCACCTCATGCGGGAAGGCGAGATTCAGCGAGATCTGGTACTGGTAGCGAATGTCCTCGAAACGCAGGTCCGTCGTCAGTTCGTAGCTACGCAGGATTTGCGCCAACAGCGTCTTTAGGCTCATCATCGCGTACCGGTAGCCAATGCAACCACGTGGCCCTCCACTAAAAGGCAGATGGGCGTACGGATGCCGTTGGCCAGCCTGATCCGCAAGAAATCGATCCGGATCGAAATCGTCCGCCGTCGGTCCCCAGATGTCCTTGCGACGATGCAGTGCGTAGAAGTGGAACAGAAACACACTCCCGGCCGGTATTCGATGGCCATCGAGCACGAGTTCGGTCCGGTTCTGGCGCCCAATGATGGGTGCAACCGGCATCAAGCGCATCGACTCCTTCAGCACACACTCCACGTAGGGCAGGTCTTTCATCAGCTCGATCGTGATCTCTTGATCGGgtgaaaaaacgcacccactAACCTCCGCGTATGCCTTGGCCTGGACTGCGGGATGCATGGCCAGCAGCAGACAGGCATGTGCTAATTGTGTTGCCGAGGTTTCGTTACCCTGAGTTGGTGTGTTTAGAAAAGGCAATTTTGCAATACGCTAACTAGAGACGGGGAAAGAAATGTACTCATGGCCGCCGATTAGCACTTACCGCGACGATCATCGTGTAGATGTGGTCGGAGATTTCCTCGTCCGAGAAGTGACGCGCTCCCGGATCCGTCAGAGGCATCTTCATGAGCTGATCGATGAAAATTTGCGGCTTTCTGCCGTACGGCTCATCCGCCGGGTCGTTTGCGTTTTCATCGGCACGCTCAAGCCGTCCGATTTCTTCCCGTTTGTCTTGGATGATCTGAAAATGAGCCTGAGCTATTACGCGGGCCAGCTAAAACCAACCCACTCGAGACGGAACGCACCTTCCTCGTGAACTGCTGACAAATGCCGATCGCTCGCATCTCGTTGCGGTACAACGCGGTGAGCTGATAGAGCAGGTCGATGTGCATGAAAATGTTGAATATTCGTACACCGATCGTTTTGAGTGCCCTGTTGAGGGGTTGGGGTGCAgtcaattattcaaatgaatttagaagcccacatcgAACCCAGCCCGGAAAATCCTCTCGCCCGTTGAGTGCGTGCGGCCGGAACGATTAGCTAATACACCGCGCGGTTGCACCGAAATCAGCACACCACCATAGGCACCACTTTCCGACCACATTCGGCcacaaattgatttgatttccttGTAACCATCACGCCACCCACTACGGTTGGTATCGATCAAATTGGCACATTATCACCTACCGCTAGTTGGGCTGAATTTTCCCGCCGCCAGTCGTCGCATGCATATTTAATTCCCGCTcgcgattttcccgacccccgggtggtcggaaaagtttTTGACCACCTTCCCCGGAAAAACGTGCGGAAAAACTTACACTTCCAGGTTGGCGATGAATTGGTTGGCACCTTCGCGCTCAAGCACCCTGCCACCAAGCGAGGTACGGCTGATCATCTCGAGCGTGCAGGCCGAAATGTACTCGAGGATGTTGCACCGATCGCCGGTTTGAGCGTAGCGATCGAGCCTTCCTACTAACCGCCGTGTACAATCGTTGAAGATGGGCACGAAGCTCTCGAGGATCCGCGCATTGAACGTGGAATTGAGCGCTTTCCGATGTGCCTTCCACACGTCATCTGTCGGGATGGGATTGGAACACTGTTACTTATTGGGTGCGATCGTCGCACGGTCCATTGCTCACATTTTGCCGCCAACAGTCCGTTCGGTAATCGCACCACTTTGTACAAGTCCGGTTTGGCCTGGCAGTCCGGATGGGTCAGCACTTTCTGGATGAGATCCGGATGCGTGACACCAATGGCTAGCTGTGGTCCAAAGCGCATCGTGAACAGACGATTGTGCTGCCGAAAGTGTCGATCGAGCACCAGGAACACTTCACCGGGCGTTTTCCCAAGGAAATCACCCACGTTTCCAAGCCACCGGTGGGTAGCTACGGCCCGAGGGATTCCATCGGCCCAGCGCAATCGCTGCGCCCAATAGGACGAGATCGTCAGGACGCACAGGATCACCGCTAACAGGAGCAACCCGGGAAGCATGATTTCGAAGCGACCGTTTTCACTGCCGACAAAAATGCAACTGTCTGGCTCGGCCGGGGTATGCAGGGCCTAGGCTTCGATGCACATGCACCTAGAGCCTCGGGGGGAGTGTGCGTTATGCTCGGCCAGGGTGGTAAAGTTTCCGTGCGGCGATAGCGTGTCTCGGTCTCCCTCCCACCTGCGCAAATGGCCAACGGTGCGTGTAcaataaaatcgaaaattaGTGCAACTATTTTGCACGGGACGAAGGAAGACACGGCGGATACGGGAGGGCACACACATGCGTACGCGATCATAATTCATGCAATTATTTTCTCGATTTACCGACCCCATCCGAGGAGGCCATTGTCTGGGAACTAATCGTCCGGCGACGTCTCGACGTTTGCGACGTTTGCGTTTTACGCTATGCTCTTTAATGCCATCCGTGATGTCTCCTAACAACCTGCAGTCGGAGGTTACGAATGGCTGCCCACGGTGGGAATGAAAGCGTGGATCAACAAAACCACGCATAATAAGCTATTAAAAGAATGCCATCAATCATACAGCGGCGTGCAAGTGATGCAATTCAATTCCTAGAATACTTCGCCGGAATCGTTGGAGCTGCTGTTGCATTACATTcattttaaaacgaaataaCGATGATTTCACGAACTGCCGATGGGGTAGATTGCGCCATCGAAGGGTTGACTCTCGGAAAAGCCTTTTCCGAAAGCTCTTGTCTCATAAGCTTCATCCCTTTTTAAGCTATCAACCCTTATTGCGGTGACGTCAAAATTCATCGCTTCGCTAGCATTTCGATGAAACATCGCACGTGTGGCATGACACGCTTGATACACATCGACGCCATTTTTGACAGCTACGCAAACGCTTCACCGAAACGCTTCGTTTTGTCAAATGTTTACCTTTTGGTTGCGCATCGACGCCTGGGCAGGTATggataaaagagaaaatattGACTGAAAAGTTATTCGCAAATAGATTCCACGTACGTCAGGCCTCTGTAAACGACGATTGAGCTAGCAATAGAGCAACGCACGGTCCGGAATCTTGCAAGTTCCGTGCGGAGAACCGTGTCTCGAGGATAGTGACGCCGCGCCAGCTTGCGTCATTTGTACCGACGATTCACGATCCGGTGTCTTTTCCTGTTAATACCATTGTTCTCGCCGTCGTGGAGATTGTGTTTCGATTGCAGGAAGATTGACTTGACGTTCTTGCGATGGGATTTGCTGGTTCAAGAACGCCAAGCCGACAAACTTCTGCATCATGAAATGTCTGCAAACTGAGTGTGGTTCACGGTGATGAAGGTGGTAAGCGATAGGATACGGCGGCAAGCTTAATATCGATTTGTGGTCCGACTTACGCGCCACCCAATCGATATCGTCAAAACGCCGCCCGGACCACGTACTAATGCGTGCTACTATGTGTTTCTGTATCTGATTTTCTACCACCCGCCGATGGGAGCGAGAACTCAATTTTGCCATGCTGTATTGTAACcgcatacaaaacaaaaattgatttcGTTCCACATTGGGGGGCTTGGTAGAAAATTTCATGCGTCGATGCGTTAGCTGTCGTGTCATTGAGCTGCACGAGCGGTGAAACTGTAATGTAATGTTGTGCATGCGTGCAgcggggttttatttttgcaaccgGTTAGGCATCACGGGACTGTACTAGGGAGCGCATCGTGAAACCCCTGAACCAGCATTAGCTGTACGAGCAGTATGGATGCATCAAGCGGGACTGTTCTTCAAAGCAACGAAGCGGGAGATTATACGCAAGGATCGGATCAATCGGATCCCGGACTGAGCGCTCCGTCCGAGTGTCCCATGGCAAAACGTCGCAGGATCGATCCCACGGAAACAAGCGCACTAGATAGCGAATCAGAGGAGGAAAGCTTCCCAGATGATGCTGGAAATGAGCCCGGACCGGTCGACAATTTGCGGCAATTCGACGTCCTGGATGAGGTTCAGGGGGATAACTCGGATGATGATTCGGAAACGGGTGGTAAGCTCTTGCGGATAGTTCTGACATGCGATTCATTTGGTCCTCCCATGTGGTTTAATCATGCAACCGTTTCACTCACAGGAGCAGACGTGGAAGATGGTAGTTCGGAAGGATCGGATGTAAACTACGACGATATCGAGTCAATGCTCGACGAAGGGCTACCGGAAGAGCTGAGAAACACCAACAAGAAACAGCCGTACGAAGAACGCTTCAAGCAGGTCctggaagaaaaaggacgtAACCATTTCGAGGTGTTACCAGAAGGCTGGGTGCAAGCAACCCACATGAGCGGAATGCCACTGTACCTGCATAAAACGTCACGTGTCTGTACCGCTTCCAGGCCATACTTTCTTGGACCGGGCAGTGTGCGGGTAAGCTACAAATAATCACTACCGATTTCCAGTAGCATCTTgatttgtattattttcttcacagaAACACGAAGTACCGCTCAGCGCAATACCGTGCCTCAACTACCGGAAGGCGCTGGAAAAGGAAGACGAATTGAAGAAGGAACTAGCAGCTGCATCGGCAGCACAAACGGCAGCTTCTGTGGAGAACGGATCCGAAAACGGTGAATCAATCCCATCTTCCTCAGATGTCAGCGGCAACAATCCAGACACTACCAAAGACGTGACGGAACCGAACCAAGAACGGCAACTCCACAACGCCCAGCTAAGCAAGATGATTGCCGGGGCGACGACTACCGCGGAAGCGCAAGCCAATGCCAAATTGCTCCCACTGAAGGTGAGTGCCAAAATTGAGACGGTGACAGAAAACCTCAAGGCCCAATCGCTCACCTCCGACGCCGTGATGGAGTACTGCAAGAAGCTGTTCCGCTTCAAGACGATACGGGTGCTGCGGTTCAAGTCTTGGGCTGCTCGGAGGAAGTTCACCAAGCACCGGAAACACATCAAGAACCTGCAGCGGCCTACGCTCCCGGATGGCACGAAACTGATCACCTTCCCGATGCTGAACATCGAGGACGAGCAGGGCAACCCGCACGCTCGACCCAAGAAGGAGTGGATCATGAATCCGAACGGCAAAAGCTACGTCTGCATCCTGCACGAGTACGTACAGCACGCCCTGCGGAAGCAACCCACGTACGAATTTAAGGAACTGGAAAACGCTGCCACGCCCTACTCGGCTACGGTCACGATAAACGAGCTGAAGTACGGTACGGGGTATGGCACGAGCAAAAAGCAGGCGAAAAGCGAAGCGGCTCGCGAAACGCTCGAAATCCTCATTCCGGACATGAAGGATAAGATCACCGGCAAGGACGCGAAGAACACCGCAAACGGGACTGGCTCACAACAGCAAGCATCTGACCTCCGAGAGTTGTCCGTGTTCGATGAGATCAAAATCGAGGACCCGCGGGTGGCGGAATTTTGCGCCAAAACGACTGAACCTTCCCCACACGCGATCCTGCTCACGTGTCTGCAGCGTAACTTCGGACTTGGCGAGGTGCACATCAACTACGAGGTGAACACGATGAAGCACCGCAAGAACGAGTTCACCATGACGGTGGGTAAGCACGTGGCCACGGTCGTGTGCAAGAACAAGCGCGATGGTAAGCAGCGGGCCTCGCAAGCCATCCTGCAGATCCTGCACCCGCACATCAAGACCTGGGGGTCGCTGTTGCGTCTGTACGGCAACCGGTCGGTGAAGTCGTACAAGGAGAAAAAGCAGGAAGAGCAGGAGATCACCGTGCTGCAGAGCAAGGCCGCTATTAATCAGCCAAATTATGCGATCCTCGAAAAGCTGAAGCAGGAGATGTCGAAGCTCGAGGAGCGACAACGCAACGTGCGCGTGATCGGGAAGTTTGTGCCACCGTCGGACATCGATCTGCCAACCGGTGCCGGAGCGAATCTTAAAAATGTCGACCTTTAGGCGACGATCGTATGAAAACAATATCAGAAGGAGACGATGCAGTCTTGCCTTCGTTTCCGAATCATCACACACTGTGCTATCTTCATCGCAGCCGGCCAGGAACTGCACCGCAAACGTTACCTACGCTGGCAGTGTATGCATTTTACCAATCGATTGTTGAGCATGTAATTGCTAATCGTGGTTTCGCGGGCATGGGACAGCCATTGCTgcaaaaatttgtataaaCGTCGGTATAAGTAGATAATGTCTTCAATTGAGTAAAACGTACACGCTGAATTCAATTGGTGAGCTTCGAGACTTCATACGTAAAGAAACGGTACAAAATCGCATGCATTGCAGGAGCTTAAATTCTTTCACAGAAATTCCAACCATACGTACAAGAGGTGAAGCATTTGTTAGGAAacatttgtgtttttattcgttttcaattttggTTCATCCCCCGTACGATGCCGGCTTCCATCCGGACCGTTTAGCTGAGTGATTAGTTAGATCCATACGATTAGAAGTACTGCTTGACCGTGCACCCTCACGCGCATTACAAAGGACGCTTTCGATTTTGGTCAATTTGCGCTATATTAACGCAAAACGATGGCACATTCTGCTTCATCGGTTCACTCCCAGTCCGCTAAGCTAGGACACGGCTTTGTGCGACATGGATTTTAGTGTACTGTTTAATGCTGTATTTTGTAATAGTTGTAATAGTAATAATCATGCTCTAACATATCCTGGCTGTCATCTGAACAGACACATACTTCCTCTCGCATCGGCTCAAGTTCCACGCAGAGTGGTTGGGTCTTAATGCTacttggtttttgttttgctttactGGATGCACATACACATCCGGAATTATCATTGCCACGCGAATGTGCTGTATGGATCGATATCGGCTGGCGACCTGAACCTGAACGTTACGCTAAGGTGCATTGAATAGGTGCCAAATTACGTTAGCATACTTATCTACGATTTTATATATGTTGTATTACAAGCCTAGCGCTCCCTCGAACAAGCGGGATTACGTGTGAACCCCGGGACGCCGGGTGCGGGGGCCAATGTGCCccaattattatttttttcattttatgtcTCACAGCATCCCTGAAGCATTTGTAGCCTTGCAACGGTGCATTGATGCATTGCATGCTTGAATGTCGCCTTGCTGCTTCATACTTTTGATATCACATTTAAGTATATTTGTATGTTTGCTGACCATTATGTACAGTTGATCAgataatttgcattttgtttattttttttttttttggttatgtTTCCGCCCTCTCTGGCTGGTTAAGAAACCGGAAGTTCAAAATTGTGCTCAAATTTTATTTCGGGTATTATCTAGCGTGTTACGTGGGTGGTGCTACTTACGTTCGAAAGCTCGCGCTCAGCGTGTTCGTGCAAATATTTGATACCGTTGGTGATAAGCTGCaggggctttgttttgtacatGAATTTAATCTCTTTGCTTCCTGTCCGCGCCCCCCTCCCCATCGTGGCCACATCTAGGATGTAATCATACTGT
This window harbors:
- the LOC128722072 gene encoding general odorant-binding protein 84a yields the protein MKRHHNGAFECALVLVLLAPLAISNGAVACNMLNNDATEQRAGVLADPTTAQTMPEMAPQDAVAQCNRTFIIQPEYLAELNETGSFPDETDRIPLCFIRCYLQALGILTEDDKVNKETALALNWASSGETVDECLDEMTGSSCEKAYYFTRCVMTRALVDGKSKDNK
- the LOC128722071 gene encoding cytochrome P450 4C1-like, translated to MLPGLLLLAVILCVLTISSYWAQRLRWADGIPRAVATHRWLGNVGDFLGKTPGEVFLVLDRHFRQHNRLFTMRFGPQLAIGVTHPDLIQKVLTHPDCQAKPDLYKVVRLPNGLLAAKYDVWKAHRKALNSTFNARILESFVPIFNDCTRRLVGRLDRYAQTGDRCNILEYISACTLEMISRTSLGGRVLEREGANQFIANLEVALKTIGVRIFNIFMHIDLLYQLTALYRNEMRAIGICQQFTRKIIQDKREEIGRLERADENANDPADEPYGRKPQIFIDQLMKMPLTDPGARHFSDEEISDHIYTMIVAGNETSATQLAHACLLLAMHPAVQAKAYAEVSGCVFSPDQEITIELMKDLPYVECVLKESMRLMPVAPIIGRQNRTELVLDGHRIPAGSVFLFHFYALHRRKDIWGPTADDFDPDRFLADQAGQRHPYAHLPFSGGPRGCIGYRYAMMSLKTLLAQILRSYELTTDLRFEDIRYQYQISLNLAFPHEVRLRRRS
- the LOC128731217 gene encoding microprocessor complex subunit DGCR8, producing the protein MDASSGTVLQSNEAGDYTQGSDQSDPGLSAPSECPMAKRRRIDPTETSALDSESEEESFPDDAGNEPGPVDNLRQFDVLDEVQGDNSDDDSETGGADVEDGSSEGSDVNYDDIESMLDEGLPEELRNTNKKQPYEERFKQVLEEKGRNHFEVLPEGWVQATHMSGMPLYLHKTSRVCTASRPYFLGPGSVRKHEVPLSAIPCLNYRKALEKEDELKKELAAASAAQTAASVENGSENGESIPSSSDVSGNNPDTTKDVTEPNQERQLHNAQLSKMIAGATTTAEAQANAKLLPLKVSAKIETVTENLKAQSLTSDAVMEYCKKLFRFKTIRVLRFKSWAARRKFTKHRKHIKNLQRPTLPDGTKLITFPMLNIEDEQGNPHARPKKEWIMNPNGKSYVCILHEYVQHALRKQPTYEFKELENAATPYSATVTINELKYGTGYGTSKKQAKSEAARETLEILIPDMKDKITGKDAKNTANGTGSQQQASDLRELSVFDEIKIEDPRVAEFCAKTTEPSPHAILLTCLQRNFGLGEVHINYEVNTMKHRKNEFTMTVGKHVATVVCKNKRDGKQRASQAILQILHPHIKTWGSLLRLYGNRSVKSYKEKKQEEQEITVLQSKAAINQPNYAILEKLKQEMSKLEERQRNVRVIGKFVPPSDIDLPTGAGANLKNVDL